CCTGACCCGCTGACCGGAGAATTCCTCCAGGCCCGAATAGATCGAGTGCGGAGCCTACTCAACTCAATCGAGAATAGCTTTTGGCCCAATCAGTATTCAAACTCGTATAACTCAATCGCACATCACCAGACGATGCACGAAATCGTCGAGGAACTTGGAAGGGAACCTGACTATCTCTTCTGCGCCACCAGCACGTGTGGAACCCTCAGAGGGTGCGCCGAATATGCCAAGAAACACAAGCTGGCAACTGCGGTGATCGCGGTCGATGCCGAGGGAAGCGTCATCTTCGGCGGATCAAAACAGAAGCGCTTGATTCCTGGTCACGGAGCTGCCGTAAGACCGCCGCTATTTGAACCGGACTTAGCAGACCGATGCGTTCACGTCAATGATCTGGACTGCATTGTCGGGTGTCGAAGGCTGGTCAGGCATGAGGCAATTTTGGCGGGCGGGTCGTCGGGAGCCATCATGATGGCGCTCGATAAAATCAAAGATGAAATCCCGCCGGGCGCCATCTGCGTGGTGATATTGCCAGATCGCGGCGAGCGATACATAGACACCATCTACTCGGATGACTGGGTGCGGGAACATTTCGGTGATGTGGTCTATTTGTGGGAGGGCTTGACTGAACGATCAATTGCCGGAGCGGCATGATCCCTTCCAAACTCGCCAGAATTTTTGCTTCCCTGCGGTGCTTCATCAATCCGGCCCGATTGACCACGCGCAAAGCGACTGATCGAGCCGACCTGTGAATTCGAGCGAGGCTCAACCGTCCACGGGTTCACCCGTAAAACCTATTTTCAAGGAGATGCAACCATGACTTGGAATGACCGAGATCGCGAAGACACGAC
This genomic window from Blastocatellia bacterium contains:
- the sbnA gene encoding 2,3-diaminopropionate biosynthesis protein SbnA, with protein sequence MRKGIISAIGSTPLVEMTAFFGGATFRVFGKLEALNPGGSIKDRPAFKIIERALETGAIRPGWTIIESSSGNMGIGLAQVCLYYGLRLICVVDPKVTSQNLRLLHAYRAETVMVSDPDPLTGEFLQARIDRVRSLLNSIENSFWPNQYSNSYNSIAHHQTMHEIVEELGREPDYLFCATSTCGTLRGCAEYAKKHKLATAVIAVDAEGSVIFGGSKQKRLIPGHGAAVRPPLFEPDLADRCVHVNDLDCIVGCRRLVRHEAILAGGSSGAIMMALDKIKDEIPPGAICVVILPDRGERYIDTIYSDDWVREHFGDVVYLWEGLTERSIAGAA